The Manihot esculenta cultivar AM560-2 chromosome 11, M.esculenta_v8, whole genome shotgun sequence genome includes a region encoding these proteins:
- the LOC110626628 gene encoding uncharacterized protein LOC110626628 isoform X2 — MLMNLGICSRIFEAKKKFFGPKTKRTKVDVGKLKLKGEKHGHFIFLKNSGSLGLFFARCTSSNSFSAEGTYCDNCAAVAKVDNNGVEFNRVNCLLWVLHESAASFSRAVQSLELPGRSAELAMAWNGKDVHEWHKRIAYQVAVYALLETAIEVEMLLSLDRRNKASPVKEILTPKINLVGEYIESQLNMQHPDLVQWFRVVELPHIVGFFSPLLKKWSMEYAGSGVAGIIAAISCCAAVGKLGSGRTSCPMFTLSIEDVLVDLMDLSHSLVEVEKLHQLATEAGFELNFLSHFGAKILPCNKIEELEFWIGLAQRKLSVAFCKEMVVRGTENSHEKVQAGSLATLGLFAFLGRKTRLFLSRMSVKDLDELVKDFLNYLECGVLFIHPELASVPAYECFMEIVTEEIGWLDFYATCYPLSNQERKRTKQHPTQAEKEIILSTVFTICYDVFSGFAHFSRSTQQPLDAKSLEFLLRSQSLLSICLEDYRAVYARSSELPKIAKAGASDHSLYVGMKGKEKFSAALEAQQDPSELMLQGCIKVKSQRKAGDSAAIEVITIAEAPSISTKSSPLHENLLRRYSAKLASTSSDVWMGTQLLFVDIMDALELLSKQLRGQRVSRRERRKLQRILTDIATLIPITILMLLPVSAVGHAAMLAAIKNYMPSLIPSPYSSERLDVVKQLNRTKKMEVQSWSNLPDPSSRINLEDPSANPAV; from the exons ACGGACCAAGGTTGATGTaggcaaattaaaattaaaaggggAGAAACATGGACATTTTATCTTTCTGAAGAATAGTGGTTCACTTGGATTGTTCTTTGCACGATGCACTTCTTCCAATTCTTTTTCTGCTGAAGGAACTTATTGTGACAATTGTGCTGCTGTTGCAAAAGTTGACAATAATGGGGTGGAGTTCAATCGTGTGAATTGTCTTTTATGGGTCTTGCATGAATCTGCTGCAAGCTTTTCACGTGCAGTTCAGTCACTTGAGCTGCCAGGTAGAAGTGCAGAGCTTGCAATGGCTTGGAATGGGAAAGATGTTCATGAATGGCATAAACGCATTGCTTATCAG GTAGCTGTTTATGCTTTGTTGGAAACGGCAATTGAAGTAGAGATGTTGCTTTCTCTTGATCGTCGCAACAAAGCGTCCCCAGTTAAAGAaat CTTGACCCCAAAGATAAACTTGGTGGGAGAGTACATTGAAAGTCAGTTGAACATGCAGCATCCAGATTTAGTACAATGGTTTAGAGTGGTGGAATTGCCTCATATTGTGGGTTTTTTCAGTCCCTTGCTAAAGAAGTGGTCCATGGAATATGCTGGAAG TGGTGTTGCAGGAATAATTGCAGCAATAAGCTGCTGTGCTGCTGTTGGGAAGCTGGGTTCTGGAAGAACTTCTTGTCCCATGTTTACATTGTCAATTGAGGATGTATTAGTAGATCTCATGGATCTTTCACACAGTCTTGTCGAAGTGGAGAAATTGCATCAGTTAGCAACTGAGGCTGGATTTGAACTCAACTTCCTATCTCATTTTGGAGCAAAGATTCTGCCTTGTAACAAAATTGAAGAGCTGGAATTCTGGATTGGGCTCGCTCAGCGAAAACTCTCTGTGGCATTTTGCAAAGAAATGGTGGTTAGAGGCACAGAAAATTCTCATGAAAAG GTTCAGGCAGGTAGTTTGGCTACTCTTGGACTTTTTGCATTTCTGGGAAGAAAGACTAGATTATTCTTGTCAAGAATGAGTGTTAAGGATCTTGATGAACTGGTTAAAGACTTCCTCAA TTACTTGGAGTGTGGTGTTCTTTTCATTCATCCCGAACTTGCTTCAGTACCAGCCTATGAATGTTTCATGGAG ATAGTAACTGAAGAAATTGGATGGCTTGATTTTTATGCTACCTGTTATCCTCTGAGCAATCAAGAAAGGAAAAGGACAAAGCAGCATCCAactcaagcagagaaagagattATCCTATCTACAGTATTTACAATTTGTTATGATGTTTTCTCTGGCTTTGCTCACTTCAGCCGTTCAACTCAACAGCCTTTAGATGCAAAATCACTAGAATTCTTGCTGCGAAG CCAGAGTTTGTTATCTATTTGTCTGGAAGACTACCGGGCAGTTTATGCTAGATCTAG TGAATTACCAAAGATTGCAAAAGCAGGTGCTTCTGATCACTCATTGTACGTAGGAATGAAGGGCAAAGAAAAGTTTTCTGCAGCGTTGGAAGCACAACAGGACCCAAGTGAGTTGATGCTACAAGGATGCATAAAAGTTAAATCTCAAAGGAAG GCTGGCGACTCTGCTGCAATAGAAGTAATAACCATTGCAGAGGCCCCCAGCATCTCCACCAAATCAAGTCCTCTGCATGAGAATTTACTTCGGAGATACAGTGCCAAATTAGCATCTACAAGCTCT GATGTATGGATGGGAACCCAATTGCTATTTGTAGACATCATGGATGCTTTGGAACTACTCTCAAAGCAATTACGGGGTCAGAGAGTTTCAAGGAGGGAAAGAAGGAAGTTGCAGAGAATACTAACCGACATTGCTACCCTTATCCCAATTACAATTTTAATGCTACTTCCT GTCTCAGCTGTAGGCCATGCAGCAATGTTAGCAGCCATCAAGAACTACATGCCATCTTTG ATCCCTTCTCCATACTCTTCTGAGCGGCTTGATGTTGTGAAACAACTAAACAGAACTAAGAAGATGGAAGTTCAATCATGGAGCAACCTTCCAGATCCATCCTCTAGAATCAACCTTGAGGACCCGTCCGCTAATCCTGCTGTCTAA
- the LOC110626628 gene encoding uncharacterized protein LOC110626628 isoform X3: protein MEKKKFFGPKTKRTKVDVGKLKLKGEKHGHFIFLKNSGSLGLFFARCTSSNSFSAEGTYCDNCAAVAKVDNNGVEFNRVNCLLWVLHESAASFSRAVQSLELPGRSAELAMAWNGKDVHEWHKRIAYQVAVYALLETAIEVEMLLSLDRRNKASPVKEILTPKINLVGEYIESQLNMQHPDLVQWFRVVELPHIVGFFSPLLKKWSMEYAGSGVAGIIAAISCCAAVGKLGSGRTSCPMFTLSIEDVLVDLMDLSHSLVEVEKLHQLATEAGFELNFLSHFGAKILPCNKIEELEFWIGLAQRKLSVAFCKEMVVRGTENSHEKVQAGSLATLGLFAFLGRKTRLFLSRMSVKDLDELVKDFLNYLECGVLFIHPELASVPAYECFMEIVTEEIGWLDFYATCYPLSNQERKRTKQHPTQAEKEIILSTVFTICYDVFSGFAHFSRSTQQPLDAKSLEFLLRSQSLLSICLEDYRAVYARSSELPKIAKAGASDHSLYVGMKGKEKFSAALEAQQDPSELMLQGCIKVKSQRKAGDSAAIEVITIAEAPSISTKSSPLHENLLRRYSAKLASTSSDVWMGTQLLFVDIMDALELLSKQLRGQRVSRRERRKLQRILTDIATLIPITILMLLPVSAVGHAAMLAAIKNYMPSLIPSPYSSERLDVVKQLNRTKKMEVQSWSNLPDPSSRINLEDPSANPAV, encoded by the exons ACGGACCAAGGTTGATGTaggcaaattaaaattaaaaggggAGAAACATGGACATTTTATCTTTCTGAAGAATAGTGGTTCACTTGGATTGTTCTTTGCACGATGCACTTCTTCCAATTCTTTTTCTGCTGAAGGAACTTATTGTGACAATTGTGCTGCTGTTGCAAAAGTTGACAATAATGGGGTGGAGTTCAATCGTGTGAATTGTCTTTTATGGGTCTTGCATGAATCTGCTGCAAGCTTTTCACGTGCAGTTCAGTCACTTGAGCTGCCAGGTAGAAGTGCAGAGCTTGCAATGGCTTGGAATGGGAAAGATGTTCATGAATGGCATAAACGCATTGCTTATCAG GTAGCTGTTTATGCTTTGTTGGAAACGGCAATTGAAGTAGAGATGTTGCTTTCTCTTGATCGTCGCAACAAAGCGTCCCCAGTTAAAGAaat CTTGACCCCAAAGATAAACTTGGTGGGAGAGTACATTGAAAGTCAGTTGAACATGCAGCATCCAGATTTAGTACAATGGTTTAGAGTGGTGGAATTGCCTCATATTGTGGGTTTTTTCAGTCCCTTGCTAAAGAAGTGGTCCATGGAATATGCTGGAAG TGGTGTTGCAGGAATAATTGCAGCAATAAGCTGCTGTGCTGCTGTTGGGAAGCTGGGTTCTGGAAGAACTTCTTGTCCCATGTTTACATTGTCAATTGAGGATGTATTAGTAGATCTCATGGATCTTTCACACAGTCTTGTCGAAGTGGAGAAATTGCATCAGTTAGCAACTGAGGCTGGATTTGAACTCAACTTCCTATCTCATTTTGGAGCAAAGATTCTGCCTTGTAACAAAATTGAAGAGCTGGAATTCTGGATTGGGCTCGCTCAGCGAAAACTCTCTGTGGCATTTTGCAAAGAAATGGTGGTTAGAGGCACAGAAAATTCTCATGAAAAG GTTCAGGCAGGTAGTTTGGCTACTCTTGGACTTTTTGCATTTCTGGGAAGAAAGACTAGATTATTCTTGTCAAGAATGAGTGTTAAGGATCTTGATGAACTGGTTAAAGACTTCCTCAA TTACTTGGAGTGTGGTGTTCTTTTCATTCATCCCGAACTTGCTTCAGTACCAGCCTATGAATGTTTCATGGAG ATAGTAACTGAAGAAATTGGATGGCTTGATTTTTATGCTACCTGTTATCCTCTGAGCAATCAAGAAAGGAAAAGGACAAAGCAGCATCCAactcaagcagagaaagagattATCCTATCTACAGTATTTACAATTTGTTATGATGTTTTCTCTGGCTTTGCTCACTTCAGCCGTTCAACTCAACAGCCTTTAGATGCAAAATCACTAGAATTCTTGCTGCGAAG CCAGAGTTTGTTATCTATTTGTCTGGAAGACTACCGGGCAGTTTATGCTAGATCTAG TGAATTACCAAAGATTGCAAAAGCAGGTGCTTCTGATCACTCATTGTACGTAGGAATGAAGGGCAAAGAAAAGTTTTCTGCAGCGTTGGAAGCACAACAGGACCCAAGTGAGTTGATGCTACAAGGATGCATAAAAGTTAAATCTCAAAGGAAG GCTGGCGACTCTGCTGCAATAGAAGTAATAACCATTGCAGAGGCCCCCAGCATCTCCACCAAATCAAGTCCTCTGCATGAGAATTTACTTCGGAGATACAGTGCCAAATTAGCATCTACAAGCTCT GATGTATGGATGGGAACCCAATTGCTATTTGTAGACATCATGGATGCTTTGGAACTACTCTCAAAGCAATTACGGGGTCAGAGAGTTTCAAGGAGGGAAAGAAGGAAGTTGCAGAGAATACTAACCGACATTGCTACCCTTATCCCAATTACAATTTTAATGCTACTTCCT GTCTCAGCTGTAGGCCATGCAGCAATGTTAGCAGCCATCAAGAACTACATGCCATCTTTG ATCCCTTCTCCATACTCTTCTGAGCGGCTTGATGTTGTGAAACAACTAAACAGAACTAAGAAGATGGAAGTTCAATCATGGAGCAACCTTCCAGATCCATCCTCTAGAATCAACCTTGAGGACCCGTCCGCTAATCCTGCTGTCTAA
- the LOC110626628 gene encoding uncharacterized protein LOC110626628 isoform X1: MASHFSLHLPKSLYLSKKFFGPKTKRTKVDVGKLKLKGEKHGHFIFLKNSGSLGLFFARCTSSNSFSAEGTYCDNCAAVAKVDNNGVEFNRVNCLLWVLHESAASFSRAVQSLELPGRSAELAMAWNGKDVHEWHKRIAYQVAVYALLETAIEVEMLLSLDRRNKASPVKEILTPKINLVGEYIESQLNMQHPDLVQWFRVVELPHIVGFFSPLLKKWSMEYAGSGVAGIIAAISCCAAVGKLGSGRTSCPMFTLSIEDVLVDLMDLSHSLVEVEKLHQLATEAGFELNFLSHFGAKILPCNKIEELEFWIGLAQRKLSVAFCKEMVVRGTENSHEKVQAGSLATLGLFAFLGRKTRLFLSRMSVKDLDELVKDFLNYLECGVLFIHPELASVPAYECFMEIVTEEIGWLDFYATCYPLSNQERKRTKQHPTQAEKEIILSTVFTICYDVFSGFAHFSRSTQQPLDAKSLEFLLRSQSLLSICLEDYRAVYARSSELPKIAKAGASDHSLYVGMKGKEKFSAALEAQQDPSELMLQGCIKVKSQRKAGDSAAIEVITIAEAPSISTKSSPLHENLLRRYSAKLASTSSDVWMGTQLLFVDIMDALELLSKQLRGQRVSRRERRKLQRILTDIATLIPITILMLLPVSAVGHAAMLAAIKNYMPSLIPSPYSSERLDVVKQLNRTKKMEVQSWSNLPDPSSRINLEDPSANPAV; the protein is encoded by the exons ACGGACCAAGGTTGATGTaggcaaattaaaattaaaaggggAGAAACATGGACATTTTATCTTTCTGAAGAATAGTGGTTCACTTGGATTGTTCTTTGCACGATGCACTTCTTCCAATTCTTTTTCTGCTGAAGGAACTTATTGTGACAATTGTGCTGCTGTTGCAAAAGTTGACAATAATGGGGTGGAGTTCAATCGTGTGAATTGTCTTTTATGGGTCTTGCATGAATCTGCTGCAAGCTTTTCACGTGCAGTTCAGTCACTTGAGCTGCCAGGTAGAAGTGCAGAGCTTGCAATGGCTTGGAATGGGAAAGATGTTCATGAATGGCATAAACGCATTGCTTATCAG GTAGCTGTTTATGCTTTGTTGGAAACGGCAATTGAAGTAGAGATGTTGCTTTCTCTTGATCGTCGCAACAAAGCGTCCCCAGTTAAAGAaat CTTGACCCCAAAGATAAACTTGGTGGGAGAGTACATTGAAAGTCAGTTGAACATGCAGCATCCAGATTTAGTACAATGGTTTAGAGTGGTGGAATTGCCTCATATTGTGGGTTTTTTCAGTCCCTTGCTAAAGAAGTGGTCCATGGAATATGCTGGAAG TGGTGTTGCAGGAATAATTGCAGCAATAAGCTGCTGTGCTGCTGTTGGGAAGCTGGGTTCTGGAAGAACTTCTTGTCCCATGTTTACATTGTCAATTGAGGATGTATTAGTAGATCTCATGGATCTTTCACACAGTCTTGTCGAAGTGGAGAAATTGCATCAGTTAGCAACTGAGGCTGGATTTGAACTCAACTTCCTATCTCATTTTGGAGCAAAGATTCTGCCTTGTAACAAAATTGAAGAGCTGGAATTCTGGATTGGGCTCGCTCAGCGAAAACTCTCTGTGGCATTTTGCAAAGAAATGGTGGTTAGAGGCACAGAAAATTCTCATGAAAAG GTTCAGGCAGGTAGTTTGGCTACTCTTGGACTTTTTGCATTTCTGGGAAGAAAGACTAGATTATTCTTGTCAAGAATGAGTGTTAAGGATCTTGATGAACTGGTTAAAGACTTCCTCAA TTACTTGGAGTGTGGTGTTCTTTTCATTCATCCCGAACTTGCTTCAGTACCAGCCTATGAATGTTTCATGGAG ATAGTAACTGAAGAAATTGGATGGCTTGATTTTTATGCTACCTGTTATCCTCTGAGCAATCAAGAAAGGAAAAGGACAAAGCAGCATCCAactcaagcagagaaagagattATCCTATCTACAGTATTTACAATTTGTTATGATGTTTTCTCTGGCTTTGCTCACTTCAGCCGTTCAACTCAACAGCCTTTAGATGCAAAATCACTAGAATTCTTGCTGCGAAG CCAGAGTTTGTTATCTATTTGTCTGGAAGACTACCGGGCAGTTTATGCTAGATCTAG TGAATTACCAAAGATTGCAAAAGCAGGTGCTTCTGATCACTCATTGTACGTAGGAATGAAGGGCAAAGAAAAGTTTTCTGCAGCGTTGGAAGCACAACAGGACCCAAGTGAGTTGATGCTACAAGGATGCATAAAAGTTAAATCTCAAAGGAAG GCTGGCGACTCTGCTGCAATAGAAGTAATAACCATTGCAGAGGCCCCCAGCATCTCCACCAAATCAAGTCCTCTGCATGAGAATTTACTTCGGAGATACAGTGCCAAATTAGCATCTACAAGCTCT GATGTATGGATGGGAACCCAATTGCTATTTGTAGACATCATGGATGCTTTGGAACTACTCTCAAAGCAATTACGGGGTCAGAGAGTTTCAAGGAGGGAAAGAAGGAAGTTGCAGAGAATACTAACCGACATTGCTACCCTTATCCCAATTACAATTTTAATGCTACTTCCT GTCTCAGCTGTAGGCCATGCAGCAATGTTAGCAGCCATCAAGAACTACATGCCATCTTTG ATCCCTTCTCCATACTCTTCTGAGCGGCTTGATGTTGTGAAACAACTAAACAGAACTAAGAAGATGGAAGTTCAATCATGGAGCAACCTTCCAGATCCATCCTCTAGAATCAACCTTGAGGACCCGTCCGCTAATCCTGCTGTCTAA
- the LOC110626630 gene encoding protein MODIFIED TRANSPORT TO THE VACUOLE 1, with translation MDSSRRAVESYWRSKMVDAATSDEDKVAPVYKLEEICELLRASHVSIVKEMSEFILKRLEHKSPIVKQKALRLIKYAVGKSGVEFRREMQRHSAAVRQLFHYRGQTDPLKGDALNKAVRDTAHEAISAIFSEENKPATTEDLNKRIEGFGNTNFEMPSEDKKSFLSEVVGIGSASIKQGLSSFTQGHSLRKNDNGSYKSPNLRKSLTIENDHSDRYEPVQLRVETQSSFGASKSATSGPWIQDNRGLNAETKNGGSISSFRESKTREERLLETVVTSGGVRLQPTRDCIQAFLVEAAKFDALALSHALESKLQSPVWQVRMKAVCVLDAILRKRDDEQFSIVASYFSENKDLVIRCTESPQSSLREKSTKVLNLLGGEQAGGLMGNSEKSVKAETTSFQMPDLIDTGDSNDLFETNDSRQEPIDHNTANLTTSTSHLIDDLFGDSYGDGGNSREQKTDDDPFADVSFHTSESREHVDDLFSGLTFDSKPGTNENHMTTKNGPEPFDIFGSNSEITKDQGVSKADVDDLMAGMSITENVPKMNQPGTTSGASINENFLKMNQPGATSGVLPESIFTDSNNHSGHQPSNDALTSMLGSQVTGMNANSMFPSGNMPYTVPPGIILNPAFYTQPVNYGPMGNFLAHQQFLATMSNFQHLSNLNAQNPGVSLAVGTDGVGYSKALPDVFQSNYPNQAPSSLMNNSKKEETKAFDFISDHLAAARDPKRVA, from the exons ATGGATTCGAGCAGGAGAGCGGTGGAGTCGTACTGGAGATCGAAGATGGTCGATGCAGCAACCTCCGATGAAGACAAGGTAGCACCCGTTTacaagttggaagagatttgtgAGCTCTTGCGGGCTTCTCATGTCAGTATCGTTAAAGAGATGTCAGAATTTATCTTGAAGCGGCTTGAACATAAGAGCCCCATTGTTAAACAAAAG GCTCTGAGGTTGATAAAATATGCTGTTGGAAAGTCTGGTGTGGAGTTCAGGAGGGAAATGCAAAGACATTCGGCTGCTGTACGTCAGTTATTTCATTACAGGGGTCAGACGGATCCTTTAAAGGGGGATGCCCTTAATAAGGCTGTGAGGGACACTGCTCATGAGGCTATCTCTGCTATTTTTTCAGAGGAGAATAAGCCAGCAACTACTGAAGATCTTAACAAACGGATTGAAGGATTTGGGAATACAAATTTTGAAATGCCATCGGAAGATAAGAAATCGTTTCTTAGTGAAGTAGTTGGTATTGGAAGTGCATCTATTAAGCAGGGACTTAGTAGCTTCACACAAGGCCATTCATTACGGAAGAATGACAATGGAAGCTACAAAAGTCCTAATCTTCGAAAGTCATTGACCATAGAAAATGACCACTCAGATAGATATGAACCAGTTCAGTTACGGGTTGAAACTCAGAGTAGTTTTGGAGCTTCAAAGAGTGCAACTAGTGGACCTTGGATCCAAGACAATCGGGGCTTAAATGCAGAGACAAAAAATGGGGGATCTATTTCAAGTTTTAGAGAGAGCAAGACTCGTGAGGAGAGGTTATTGGAGACTGTTGTGACATCTGGTGGTGTACGTCTGCAGCCTACTCGGGATTGTATTCAGGCTTTTCTAGTAGAGGCAGCAAAGTTCGATGCACTGGCCCTAAGTCATGCCCTTGAATCTAAGCTCCAGTCTCCTGTGTGGCAG GTACGCATGAAAGCTGTGTGTGTGCTCGATGCAATCCTAAGGAAAAGGGATGATGAGCAATTTTCAATTGTAGCTTCATACTTTAGTGAGAATAAAGATCTTGTCATCAGATGTACTGAGTCTCCTCAATCTTCTCTGAGGGAAAAATCTACCAAG GTATTGAACCTTTTGGGTGGGGAGCAGGCAGGCGGCTTGATGGGAAATTCGGAAAAGTCGGTCAAGGCTGAGACCACTTCATTTCAGATGCCTGACTTAATAGACACTGGAGATTCAAATGATTTATTTGAAACAAATGATTCTAGACAGGAGCCAATTGATCACAACACAGCAAATCTGACAACATCTACAAGTCATTtaattgatgatctatttggaGATAGTTATGGTGATGGTGGGAACTCCAGGGAACAAAAAACTGATGATGATCCCTTCGCAGATGTTTCATTCCACACTAGCGAGAGTAGAGAACATGTGGATGATCTCTTTTCTGGGTTGACCTTTGACAGTAAACCAGGAACTAATGAGAATCATATGACAACTAAAAATGGACCAGAGCCATTTGATATTTTTGGGTCAAATTCTGAAATAACCAAGGATCAAGGAGTTAGTAAAGCGGACGTTGATGATTTAATGGCTGGTATGTCCATCACTGAAAATGTTCCGAAGATGAATCAACCAGGAACCACTTCTGGGGCGTCCATCAATGAAAATTTTCTTAAGATGAATCAACCGGGAGCTACTTCTGGGGTGCTCCCAGAAAGTATCTTCACAGATTCAAATAATCATTCTGGACATCAGCCATCAAATGATGCTTTAACTAGCATGCTTGGCTCTCAAGTAACTGGGATGAATGCAAATTCAATGTTTCCTTCTGGTAACATGCCATATACTGTACCTCCTGGCATTATATTGAATCCTGCATTTTATACTCAGCCTGTGAATTATGGTCCTATGGGAAATTTTCTTGCTCATCAGCAATTTCTGGCTACAATGTCCAACTTCCAACACTTAAGTAACCTCAATGCACAAAATCCTGGGGTTAGTCTTGCAGTTGGCACTGATGGAGTCGGATATTCTAAGGCGCTTCCTGATGTTTTCCAATCAAATTATCCAAATCAAGCTCCTAGTTCATTGATGAACAACTCAAAGAAAGAGGAAACCAAAGCATTTGATTTTATTTCG GACCATCTTGCAGCAGCACGTGATCCAAAGAGGGTAGCTTAA